The genomic stretch AGCTGGACCCGCGGCACCGTCGCGTCGCAGTACGCATACAGCAGCTTGGCACCGTGCCGGATGATCCCGCCGTGCTCCTGGTCCACGCCGGGCAGGAAGCCGGGCACGTCGACGAGGGTGAGCAGCGGGATGTTGAAGGAGTCGCAGAACCGCACGAACCGCGCCGCCTTCTCGGAGGCCTGGATGTCCAGCGCACCGGCCTGCACCATCGGCTGGTTGGCGATGACGCCGGTGACGTCGCCGCCCATCCGGACCAGCGCGCAGACCACGTTGCGGGCCCAGTTCTCGTGGACCTCGAAGAGGAACCCGTCGTCGACGATCTCCTCGATGACGTCCCGGACGTCGTAGGAGGCGCGCGGGTCGGCCGGGACCAGGTCGAGCAGGGCCTCGGTGCGCCGGTCGGCGGGGTCGGACTCGGCCACCTGGGGCGCGAGTTCGCGGTTGTTCGAGGGGAGCAGGGAGAGCAGGAAGCGGACGTTCTCCAGGCACTCCTCCTCGTCGTCGAAGACGGCGTGGGCCACCCCGGAGGAGGTGGAGTGCGGGTCGGCGCCGCCGAGCCCGTCCATGGTGATCTCCTCGCCGGTCACCGCCTGGACGACATCCGGTCCGGTGATGAACATCTGCGAGGTGCCGCGCACCATGAACACGAAGTCGGTGAGCGCCGGCGAGTAGGCGGCGCCGCCCGCGCACGGGCCCATGATGACGCTGATCTGCGGGATGACCCCGGAGTTGCGTACATTGCGGGAGAAGATGCCGCCGTATCCGGCGAGCGCGGTGACGCCCTCCTGGATCCGGGCGCCGGCGCCGTCGCACAGGCCGATCACCGGGGAGCCGGCCGCAGTCGCGAGATCCATCAGCTTGTGGATCTTCTGCGCGTGCGCCTCGCCGAGGGCACCGCCGAAGATCCGGAAGTCATGGGCGTAGACGAAGGCGGTACGGCCGTTGACGCGGCCCCAGCCGGTGATCACACCGTCGGTGTGCGGGCGGCGGGCCTCCAGGCCGAAGCCGGTCGCCCGGTGCCGGCGCAGGCCCTCGGTCTCGGTGAAGGTGCCCTTGTCGAAGAGCAGGTCGATCCGTTCGCGTGCGGTCAGCTTCCCCTTGGCGTGCTGTGCCTGGGTCGCCCGCTCCGAGGGACCGCGGTGCACCGACTCGCGCAGTTCCAGCAGTTCGGCCGTCCGTTCCCGGAGTGGAGGGGTAGTGCGGTCCATTGACGCTCCTCACAAGTCGTCAAGAGGCCTGTAGGGCCTGTTCCGAGTTCCCCGTCGTCCGCGCGCAGCGACACCGCACGGCGAGGGTGCGGCCGGGCGTCGGGGCGCAGGCGGGGAACTCGGAACAGGCCCTAGCCCCTTCTCGGAACGCGTGGCCGACAGAGTGCGTCGGGGGGCTGGAGCGCTGGTGGAGTGGGGCTTAAGCACGCCCACCAGGGCGTCGAGCCGCATTCAACCGGCGCGAAGCAGAATCAGGGCGTCCGCACGGGAAATTCCGCACGGGGGACGAAGGGAAGTGGGTCTCATGACGTACCCGTCCGGTGAAGAGCCCCTCGGAGTCAGTCGATTTCCCGCGGCCGGGGCACCGGTCGCCCTGGTGACGGAGTGCGCCTCGGGGATCGGGGAGGCCGTGGCGCGGCGGCTCGCGGCCGAGGGGCTGCGGGTGGTCGTGAACTGCGAGCACAGCGCCCGAACCGGTGAGCGGCTCGCGGCGGAGCTGCCCGAGGCGATGTGCTTCGCCGCCGACACCGCGGTGCGCGAGCAGGCCGAGGCGCTGGTCGCGGCGGTCGTCGAGCGGTACGGCCGACTGGATGTGCTGGTGAACTCCGCGGGCGTGACGCAGGTCCCGCTCCAGCGGGACGGCGAGGCGGCGGACGCCGAGGTGCTGCGGAAGATCTTCGACGTCCATGTCCTCGGGACCTGGCAGATGTGCGTGGCCGCGATGCCGCTGCTGCGGGCGGGCGGCGACGGGTGCGTGGTCAACGTGTCGACGGTGACGGGCGTACGCCCGGCCGCCGGCTCCGTGCCGTACGCCGTGAGCAGGGCGGCCCTGGACAACATCACCCGGCTGCTGGCGGCGGTGACCGGTCCCGAGGTCCGGGTGCACGCCTTGGCACCCGGACCGCCGGACGCCTCCGCCCTCCACCACCCGGGCACGCCGGAGGAGGTGGCCGAGGCCGTGCTGGCGATGGTGCGCTCCCACCTGCCGTCCGGTCAGGCGCTGACACCCCTGCGCTGACCGGACGGGCCCGCGCAGGGGCTACGGCCGTCGCGTCTCCGCGAACTCCTTCGCCCGCCGCAGGGTCGCCCTGCTGTTCGTGCCCAGCGCGTTGCGCACCGTCTCCCGGGCCTTGGGGTCGGCCAGGATCACGCTGTGCCGGGACGTCGCCAGGGTCGTGCCGTCGGGCAGCGCGTCCAGCCGCCACTCCCCGGTGTGGGCGACCAGCACCGTCGGCGTGCGGATCTGCTTGTAGGCGATGCTGCCGACCTCGGGCCTGCACACCCGTACCGACTCGCTGTGGTGCAGGATCCCGTCGGGGCCGCGGGTCTCCATCGCCATGCGCTGGATGCCCGGGGCCTCGTCGGTGAGGTCCAGCGAGGCCACGTGCGGCAGCCGCTCCGGCCAGCGGTCGGCGTCGTGGAGGAAGCCGTAGACGATCTGCGGAGGCGCCGTGATGCGCAGGCTGTCCTCGAAGGTGTACGGCGTCCTGGGGTTCTCGGCGGCGATCCGCACCCCCGCCAGCTCGGCCGGAGTGTTCTGGTGCAGGGTGTGCAGGACGAAGTGCTCGTCGGTGAACGCCTCGAACTCGTGGTGGAGTTCGAGCAGGGTCTCGCCGCCGCCGAGGTCCTTGGCCAGCCAGCGTCCGCTCATCGAGGCCAGCGGCGCGGCCGGTTCCTCCTGGCGGAAGTCGACGGTCAGGGCGTGCGGGTCGAGGACCCGCTCGGAGGTCCAGCTGCGGATCTCCGAGCCCGCGAACGCCCAGATGCGGATGCGCTCGCGGCCCTCGGTGCGCGGGCCGCCCTCGACGTACTCGGCGTGGATGTTCGGCTCGAACATCAGCGGCCAGACGGTCACATCGGCGACGAGCGCGTGGACGGCCTGCGCGGGCGCCGCGATCCGGGTGGTGTGGACGGTGTTCGGCATGCCGGTCCCCTCGACTGTCGGTGACGGTCTGTCAGTGACTTGCCAGGCCGCCGCAGACATTGATCGCCTGCGCCGTGATGCCCGCGGCGCTGTCGCCGGCCAGATGCCCGACCAGGGCGGCGACCTCCTCCGGGGTGCTGCTGCGGCCCATCGGGGTCTCCATATGCCCGGGGCAGACCGCGTTGACGGTGACGCCGGTGGTGGCCAACTCCCGTCCGAGGGCCTTGGTGAAGCCGATCACCGCGTGGTGGGAGGCGGAGCGGGGGGCGTCGAGCGCGACGCCCTGTTTCCCGGCGGTGGAGACGACGCTGATGATCCGGCCCCAGCCGCGGTCCAGCGCGCCGCCCCGGCGGAGCATCGCCCGGGTGACGCGGAAGACGCTGTTGAGGTTGGTCTCGATGATGTCGAGCCAGAGTTCGTCGCCGAGTTCGGCGGTGACCCCGCCGCCGGCGCGGGCCGCGCCGTGGACGAGGACGTCGAGCCGGCCGTAGCAGCCGACGGCGGCCTCGACCAGCTCGCCTGCAGCCCCGGGGTCGCGGACGTCGAGGGCGAGGCCGTCCGCCTTGACGCCCTTGGCGCGCAGGACGGCGACCGTCTCGGCGACGTCGTCGCCGTCCCGGGCGCTGACGAACAGGTCGAAGTCGTCGTCCGCGAGACGTTCGGCGACGGCCCGGCCGACGCCGCCGGTCGCTCCGGTCACCAGCGCGGTGCGGCCGGGGCCCCGAGGGCCCTTGCGGTCGCCGCTGTCCAGCGCCCCGGCCCAGGAGCCGGGGACGGCCTTCCGGGTGGTCACCTCACCACCACCGCGGCCGAGTTGAACCCGCCGTGGCCGCGCGCCAGCACCAGTGCGGCGCGCAGGTCGACCGGGCGCGGGGCGCCGGTGACGAGGTCGAGGTGCCAGCCGTCCTTGGGCCGGTCCACGTGCGCGGCCGGCGGCAGCACCCCGTCGCGCAGCGCCAGCAGGGCCGCCACCAGGTCGAGCGTGGAGCCGCCCGCGCCGATCCGTCCGGTCATCGTCTTGGGTACGGCGACGGGGACGCCGTACGGCCCGAACAGGTCGCCGATCACCTGGGCCTCGGCCTCGTCCAGCGCGGGCACCCCGGAGGCGTCGGCGAAGACGACGTCGATGTCGTCGGCGGTCGCCCCCGCGTCCTCCAGGGCGAGCCGGGCCGCCCGCCCGAGGTTGCCGGGCCCGGTCGGCGGGTCGAACGCGGCGGCGTACCCGGCGACCTCGCCGAGCACCTCCGCGCCCCGCTCCTCGGCGGCGGATCGTTCCTCCAGTACGACGTAGGCGGCGCCCTCGCCCGGCACGTACCCGGAGGCGTCGTGGTGGAAGGGCAGGTAGGCGCGGTCCGGGCGGCTGTGCGGGCTGACCTGTCCGGTGGCGAGGTGACCCGCCCAGCCCAGCGGGCACAGGCCCGCGTCGGAGCCGCCGGCCAGCAGCACCCGGGTGCCGTCGCCGAGCCGGCGCCGGGCCTGGCCCACCGCGTCCAGGCCCCCGCACTGTTCGGTGACGAGGGTGCCGCTGGCGCCGCGCATCCCGTGCCGGATGGAGACCTGGCCGGTGCAGGCGGCGTAGAACCAGGCGAAGGACTGGTACGCGCTGACGCTGTCGCTGCCGGTGCGCCACAGGGCGCTCATCTCGTGCTGCCCGAACTCGTAGCCGCCGGCCGAGCTGGCGGTGAACACGCCGGTGCCGTACTCCTCCATCGAGGCGGGGTCGACATCGGCGTCGTCCAGGGCCTCGGCGGCCGCGGCAAGCGCCAGCCGGGTGAAGCGGGCGGTCTGCGGCAACAGCCTGCTGGGCACGTACTGTTCGGCCACGAACGAGGCGACCTCGCCGGCCACCGGGGTGCGGTTGACGGGCGCGTCGCGGGCCGGGCGCAGGGCGCTGACCCCGCGCAGGGTCGACTGCCACCAGGCGCGGGTGCCGACGCCGTTGGGGGCGACGACTCCGAGGCCGGTGACGGCCGCGCGCACCCGGGCCTGCGGTGCGGAGGAGAGGTCGGGGGTCATTCGGGCTTCCTCAGGACGAGGGCGCTCTGCAGGCCCCCGAAACCACTGCCCACGCTGAGTACCGTATTGAGGGGCTGAGCCCGCGCGGTCAAGGGTACGTAGTCGAGATCGCATTCCGGGTCCGGGGTGTGAAGGTTCGCGGTGGGCGGGACGGCACCGTTCTCCAGGGCCAGGGCGCAGGCGGCGGCCTCCAGCGAGCCGATCGCGCCGAGCGAGTGGCCGATCATCGACTTGATGGAGCTGACCGGCACGTCGTAGGCGTGCGAGCCGAGGCTCAGCTTGAGCGCGTTGGTCTCGTGGACGTCGTTCTGCCGGGTCCCGGAGCCGTGCGCGTTGACGTAGTCGACGGCGTCGGCGGGCAGCCGGGCCTCGTCGAGGGCGGCGCCGACCGCGGCGGCCAGCTCGGTGCCGTCGGGGCGCAGTCCGGTCATGTGGAAGGCGTTGCCGCGGGTGGCGAACCCGGCGATCTCGGCGTAGACGTGCGCGCCACGGCGGCGGGCGTGCTCCTTCTCCTCCACGACGAGGATGGCGCCGCCC from Streptomyces davaonensis JCM 4913 encodes the following:
- a CDS encoding acyl-CoA carboxylase subunit beta, which encodes MDRTTPPLRERTAELLELRESVHRGPSERATQAQHAKGKLTARERIDLLFDKGTFTETEGLRRHRATGFGLEARRPHTDGVITGWGRVNGRTAFVYAHDFRIFGGALGEAHAQKIHKLMDLATAAGSPVIGLCDGAGARIQEGVTALAGYGGIFSRNVRNSGVIPQISVIMGPCAGGAAYSPALTDFVFMVRGTSQMFITGPDVVQAVTGEEITMDGLGGADPHSTSSGVAHAVFDDEEECLENVRFLLSLLPSNNRELAPQVAESDPADRRTEALLDLVPADPRASYDVRDVIEEIVDDGFLFEVHENWARNVVCALVRMGGDVTGVIANQPMVQAGALDIQASEKAARFVRFCDSFNIPLLTLVDVPGFLPGVDQEHGGIIRHGAKLLYAYCDATVPRVQLIMRKAYGGAYIVMDSRSIGCDVSFAWPSNEIAVMGAEGAANVVFRREIAASDDPQATREQLVKEYRSELMHPYYAAERGLVDDVIDPAETRARLIDALRTLRRKHADRPSRKHGNQPQ
- a CDS encoding SDR family NAD(P)-dependent oxidoreductase, translating into MTYPSGEEPLGVSRFPAAGAPVALVTECASGIGEAVARRLAAEGLRVVVNCEHSARTGERLAAELPEAMCFAADTAVREQAEALVAAVVERYGRLDVLVNSAGVTQVPLQRDGEAADAEVLRKIFDVHVLGTWQMCVAAMPLLRAGGDGCVVNVSTVTGVRPAAGSVPYAVSRAALDNITRLLAAVTGPEVRVHALAPGPPDASALHHPGTPEEVAEAVLAMVRSHLPSGQALTPLR
- a CDS encoding aromatase/cyclase, encoding MPNTVHTTRIAAPAQAVHALVADVTVWPLMFEPNIHAEYVEGGPRTEGRERIRIWAFAGSEIRSWTSERVLDPHALTVDFRQEEPAAPLASMSGRWLAKDLGGGETLLELHHEFEAFTDEHFVLHTLHQNTPAELAGVRIAAENPRTPYTFEDSLRITAPPQIVYGFLHDADRWPERLPHVASLDLTDEAPGIQRMAMETRGPDGILHHSESVRVCRPEVGSIAYKQIRTPTVLVAHTGEWRLDALPDGTTLATSRHSVILADPKARETVRNALGTNSRATLRRAKEFAETRRP
- a CDS encoding SDR family NAD(P)-dependent oxidoreductase encodes the protein MTTRKAVPGSWAGALDSGDRKGPRGPGRTALVTGATGGVGRAVAERLADDDFDLFVSARDGDDVAETVAVLRAKGVKADGLALDVRDPGAAGELVEAAVGCYGRLDVLVHGAARAGGGVTAELGDELWLDIIETNLNSVFRVTRAMLRRGGALDRGWGRIISVVSTAGKQGVALDAPRSASHHAVIGFTKALGRELATTGVTVNAVCPGHMETPMGRSSTPEEVAALVGHLAGDSAAGITAQAINVCGGLASH
- a CDS encoding beta-ketoacyl synthase N-terminal-like domain-containing protein, whose protein sequence is MTPDLSSAPQARVRAAVTGLGVVAPNGVGTRAWWQSTLRGVSALRPARDAPVNRTPVAGEVASFVAEQYVPSRLLPQTARFTRLALAAAAEALDDADVDPASMEEYGTGVFTASSAGGYEFGQHEMSALWRTGSDSVSAYQSFAWFYAACTGQVSIRHGMRGASGTLVTEQCGGLDAVGQARRRLGDGTRVLLAGGSDAGLCPLGWAGHLATGQVSPHSRPDRAYLPFHHDASGYVPGEGAAYVVLEERSAAEERGAEVLGEVAGYAAAFDPPTGPGNLGRAARLALEDAGATADDIDVVFADASGVPALDEAEAQVIGDLFGPYGVPVAVPKTMTGRIGAGGSTLDLVAALLALRDGVLPPAAHVDRPKDGWHLDLVTGAPRPVDLRAALVLARGHGGFNSAAVVVR